Within Apteryx mantelli isolate bAptMan1 chromosome 10, bAptMan1.hap1, whole genome shotgun sequence, the genomic segment GCCTTCGCAATCAGCATCAGCGCTTGTTCCAGATCAGCTCCAGCAAGACGCGCCCACCAACGCGAAACCCCCCTTTctgcaggggggagaggggctccGCCAGCAAAGCCTGCAAGAGGCACCGGGAGCGCTGCGAACAGCCCCGAGCGGAGGGCTGCAACGGGGGCAACAAGGCCACACGAGTACGGCATCAGCAGCGCTACCGCCTCGGCTCCGAGCAGGAGCAGCGCGCTAAGGCGCACCTGAGCTGCCGCCCGGGCGCACCCGCGGCTCCCCGACACAAGcacctgccgccgcgccgccccgctccgcccggccCGCGCTCCGCTCGGCGCCCAGGGCCGCGGGCGGCCTTCGCCGCGGCGCGAGCCGCTGCTGCGGAGGCGGCGGGCCCGGGCCGCGCCTCAGCCCcgcccgggccgcgcggcgccccgccccgcccgagCGCAGCCGTTAACGGCTCTCCCGAGGGGCGGCGGGACGGAGCCCCGGCCGGGCCTGTCCCTCGGCCGCcggcgggctgggccgggccggaccggaccCCTCCCGCCCGCAcacggggcagcggcgcggctcCCCCGCCGCAGGAGcccagcgcggggcgcggcgcagcacagcacagcacagcacagcacagcacagtgagccgcccgccccggccccccaccCGCGGCCTCTCACCATGGTCGCGCCGCCGCCGCAAGCCGCCCCACCAGCAACACCCCGCAGCGCCGCGCGCCGTCATGTGactgcgccgcccgcgccgccccgccccggcctccgCAAGCCGCCTCCCCATTGGCCCGCTCCGAGGAAGTGGCCCGCTCGAGCCGGATTGGCGCAGGGGGCGGTGACTGGCGGCGCAGCCGGCCAGTCGGCCGCGGAGGCTGGCtcggcggccgggggggcggggcggggcggggcaggagcgggagggcgcgcggcggcggcggcggcggcggcggctgggcgcATGGAgcacggcgcggtgcggcgcctcgccgcccggctgGGCCTCGCCGAGCCCGGCGTCATCAGGTAccgcgggccggcggcggagcCCGGCTGGGGTCGGTGACGGGGCGGGGGGCAGCTTCGCCTCGGGCGGCCCGGCTGCGGTAGCGCCCCGAGAGCGGTGCCCGCCTGCGGGCGGCCCGGTGACCGTTATGGCGCGTCTCCCCCCTCGGCGCGGTTGTTGCCAGCGGGTCGCTCCGTGCTGCGGGAGGCTTCCGCGCCAGCCCCCGGACCTCCGGCCACGTCCACGCCGTTTCCCAGCCCCCGGGTGCCGGTGTGACTCCCGTCCCGGAGGCTCTGGCAGGCCCTACGGAACACGAAGATATTGCTGCAAGTCGTCAGAGAAAGGGCAGTATGGCCCCGTGTGTGCCGTCTCGCTTAGCGCCCTTTGCCAGGCCCGTGCTGCAGCCCCTGTCGGAGGCGGGGTACCACACGAGGCAGACCTTGGCTCGGTGCCTGCGCTGTCATGCTTATTGTCTTGCAACTGCAGTTTTGTTAAGGAGAGATCCGGATGCTGGATGTTTTGCAGAAAAGCTGAAGAGTACCTGCGGCTATCCCAGGTGAAATGCACAGGACTGATGGCTCAAATGACGGCGACCAGCAGTGCCGTGATGTGCCTGGACCTAGCAGCTAGTTTCATGAAACAACCAGTGGACAAAGTAAGATAGAGAATATGACTTGGTTGGTTGCTGCGTTCTGCATAGATCCACCAAGACCAGTGTTGTGTGCGGTCTGtggtggggtgggaaagggataGTAATAACTGACGTTACCCTAAACTTCGGCCCAGAGTACTGTTGGGCCCTTATACAAATTCAGTGCTATTAAAGCTTTCATTACTCAGAGTTTGAAACTGGGAGAATTGAGATCAGCATCATTGTCATAGTCACTTCATGATTTAAGCTTGATTTGCTATTGTTTTCAGCTCATTTAATAATGAATTAACTACTAGCAGGGATGTTAAAATCTCTCCCTTTACTGTGACAGCAAAGCAGTGGCTCTAAAGAATCCCTCTCTACAGTGGTACCTGTAAACCTTCATCTGCAGAGCTGCCAGATAAACGGCACTGCGCTGCCAAAATAATGTTTGATATAAGATGTTCCTGATTGTCCATTCTCAGACAGACGAGAGTTTGGTTGCACCTGATCCCATGAGGAGTAGCACGGAGGTACTGTGCATCTCTACAAGTTGCTCGGATCTTGGGTACCTTCATTTTTAGCTATATTGTGATAAAAGAGCCATGTCATGTTGCATAGAAAAGACAAACCTCAGCCCCAGGGAAATGATCTAAAAATAAAGCTGCATTAAAAGGTGTGGCATTTCTAGGCAGTTAGTCTTTCTCTGTGCAGTGAAAACTTTCATTGCTCATTGCACAAATGTGTTTTATCTAGCAATTAAACATTATTTAGAAAACTTGGTATATAGTTTCTCTCTACTCTGTTTCAGTTTTCTGAGTAAGATATTGGAAAGTAGCCTTTAGCTAATGCCTGTGATTTGTCTTTGTCTTTCAAAGAGCTACTGTGTTAAACTCTCCGGTTTGAACAAGACAACTTACCAGAGCTCCGTGAAGTCTTTGGAGTGTTTGCTAGGGGTGAACTCCAGACTGGGAATGCGAGACTTAGCTGTGCAGTTCTGTTGCATGGAGGCAGTGAGCACCGCTTCAAAAATACTACAGAGGTGAGGAAGCTCTTGCAATCACACTGGGACTCACCAGTAAGATCCTTTGTTCATTAGGTGTGTAAACAGCTTGGTGGTTGGAAGGGCCAACTATCTCCCACCGACTGGATCCAGCGAGGTGAGTTGTTAGCACTGATAATCTGGCTGTTTATCTAGGCCACTTTTTAAATTACATGTTAGAGTTAGACTGAGTCTCAGTAAGATTTGATTCCTAGTGCATGTTTTTGTCCATAGCATCACAGTGTCTTCCATTTAACTGCTTACATCTGATAATGTCATAGTTCAGAAGCAATGTTCAGTAAAAACAAATCCTCCCTTCTGGAGAAGCAGTTCTCTTCTAAAATGCACATTGCTCTTCATGTAAAAACAAGAGTCAGAACACTTCAGCTGAGATTCAGTTAACTAAAACCTTGCATCTGTAACATCTACTTGAATGTGAGCAGTTGCTGAAGAGCTCTGTTCTGGAGTGCAGTCACCTTGTTGGAACAACATGTTTAAAAACTGTCAGGGACTCAGAGTATTCCGAGTTACAGGAAAGCGAACACAGGCTGTGTACGCATGTGGGTGTTTAACACCAACTAAAGCAAATGGCCTGGGTCCAAGTggacaataaaaaatgaaagtctCCACAGTGCTGGAGTTCCACTATGTCATTTTCCATCCTTAAGCCTTCATTCTTGTAATATATGTATCAAAGGAACTATAGTTCCTCTACAACAGGATGGATTTGTGCAAAACATCTCATCATAACTTTTAGATGTAGAGATGGAAAGCACTCTGAGGATGGGCAGCAGGAGAAATAGATTTTACTGACATGCCTTGATCCAGATTCCTGATTTAAAATACCTTTATTTCAAAAGGAGAAGATCCCAATCCCCTTCTTTTCCCTTGTTTCTTTTCTCAGCTAgtagcagctgtttgtgtttgacAGGGTTGCAAAGGACTACATAGTCCAACACGTGTTCATCTGCTGAGGACCATGTGACAGACTATTTCAAAAGCTTCACTTGAGGCAAGTGTGCCATGCAATTACCACTCTTATTGTTGTTTTTAGGTATGAATCTAGCCTCTCTGAAGCCCAGCAAATGGACCTTGATTTCTCAAAGCCACTGTTTACAACAGCTGCACTATTCACTGCATGCAGGTGAGTATAGCTTGAGGGATCTTACAGGGGCTTAAATGGCTAATGAGACATCAAAGAGAAAGAGTGCTCATAGTGTAAAAAGCTGATTCATTTTTCAGCATGTCTGAATAGTCTGAAGGAGCTTGCTTAGCGCATCCTGCTGCTCACTCCTGGAACTGGAGACAGCCCTAGCAAATGAGTCATTTTTCTGATAGTAAAGTCTCCTACCTACACTGCATTTGCCttcaggaggaagcaaaaatgttacATCAAATATGCAGTAGGGTAACTTAAATTACTTGTTATAGAATAAATTAAAGCTGTCCTTCCTGGTGCATAATAGAGGCTGTGGGTGATTGCATTAGGACAATTATCCAAGGCAGTGGTTGAAGAACTTCTGTTAGTGCTTTGCacttcccctcctccctctcagCCTAACCAGCATAACATAATCCCTTAGTAACATTTTCAGATTTAGTGGGAAGACTGTTTCCCTTTGTCAGTACAGATTTAAACTTGGCACAGAGCAAAAAGCTGTACATGGCTCTTGTTGAGAGGCTGCTCAAGGTACAGGAATGGCAGCTAGCTTACCTCTGAGCACCAAGATGCAGCCGTTGTTCTGAAGAATGAAAAGCTCTTAAGCCCTAGACCCTCACATCCTGAGGACAGTCTAACCTTTGGGAAATGGGTTCTTCTTAGCTGAAGGCCTGCATCAACTTGGAAGGTAGGTGTCAGCAGAGCATGACTCAGCCAACCCTTTCTAAGAGTTTGCTTGCATGCAAATACCTTCCCTCTCAGTATTATGCCTTGTAACAATCTTATGAAGCAGTCTAGGTGCTGCATAGTTGCACAACTCTCTACAACTGATCTCTAACACAGTCATCCCATTCGGCTCTGCCGTAGCGTGATTTTGTCCTGCTTCCCTCAAAAGCTGGAAAGTACCTTTTCCTAATAGAATTTTCTCTTGTAATTTGAACTAACCATGGGCTTCGGTTCCAGATCTGTCCTGGTTGAGTTGTGTAAGGGTCTATTAATTAACCAGATTTTTCTGAGTGAGATAAGGACTAGGCAGATGAGACAAGAACTCAAGCTTCCCCTCCTTGTTCTTGCAGAC encodes:
- the ORC6 gene encoding origin recognition complex subunit 6 isoform X3 — its product is MEHGAVRRLAARLGLAEPGVIRKAEEYLRLSQVKCTGLMAQMTATSSAVMCLDLAASFMKQPVDKSYCVKLSGLNKTTYQSSVKSLECLLGVNSRLGMRDLAVQFCCMEAVSTASKILQRYESSLSEAQQMDLDFSKPLFTTAALFTACRQLKLKVDKSKMVATSGVKKAIFERLCSQLEKMSQQLSKDDVPLAAETPESLQTNLEHCEKEDESEDDETPCKQPKTETKQDYEEWKKRILENAAKAQKTNRSTASEVPSSNITAACS
- the ORC6 gene encoding origin recognition complex subunit 6 isoform X4, producing MEHGAVRRLAARLGLAEPGVIRKAEEYLRLSQVKCTGLMAQMTATSSAVMCLDLAASFMKQPVDKSYCVKLSGLNKTTYQSSVKSLECLLGVNSRLGMRDLAVQFCCMEAVSTASKILQRYESSLSEAQQMDLDFSKPLFTTAALFTACRQLKLKVDKSKMVATSGVKKAIFERLCSQLEKMSQQLSNDVPLAAETPESLQTNLEHCEKEDESEDDETPCKQPKTETKQDYEEWKKRILENAAKAQKTNRSTASEVPSSNITAACS
- the ORC6 gene encoding origin recognition complex subunit 6 isoform X1 produces the protein MARLPPRRGCCQRVAPCCGRLPRQPPDLRPRPRRFPAPGCRCDSRPGGSGRPYGTRRYCCKSSEKGQYGPVCAVSLSALCQARAAAPVGGGVPHEADLGSVPALSCLLSCNCSFVKERSGCWMFCRKAEEYLRLSQVKCTGLMAQMTATSSAVMCLDLAASFMKQPVDKSYCVKLSGLNKTTYQSSVKSLECLLGVNSRLGMRDLAVQFCCMEAVSTASKILQRYESSLSEAQQMDLDFSKPLFTTAALFTACRQLKLKVDKSKMVATSGVKKAIFERLCSQLEKMSQQLSKDDVPLAAETPESLQTNLEHCEKEDESEDDETPCKQPKTETKQDYEEWKKRILENAAKAQKTNRSTASEVPSSNITAACS
- the ORC6 gene encoding origin recognition complex subunit 6 isoform X2 codes for the protein MARLPPRRGCCQRVAPCCGRLPRQPPDLRPRPRRFPAPGCRCDSRPGGSGRPYGTRRYCCKSSEKGQYGPVCAVSLSALCQARAAAPVGGGVPHEADLGSVPALSCLLSCNCSFVKERSGCWMFCRKAEEYLRLSQVKCTGLMAQMTATSSAVMCLDLAASFMKQPVDKSYCVKLSGLNKTTYQSSVKSLECLLGVNSRLGMRDLAVQFCCMEAVSTASKILQRYESSLSEAQQMDLDFSKPLFTTAALFTACRQLKLKVDKSKMVATSGVKKAIFERLCSQLEKMSQQLSNDVPLAAETPESLQTNLEHCEKEDESEDDETPCKQPKTETKQDYEEWKKRILENAAKAQKTNRSTASEVPSSNITAACS